Proteins found in one Polyodon spathula isolate WHYD16114869_AA chromosome 10, ASM1765450v1, whole genome shotgun sequence genomic segment:
- the zgc:153981 gene encoding dual specificity protein phosphatase family protein: MKSLHESKNLHLSVKELEKILDSCKVELTQVDEVWPNLYIGNVAIAQDRGALQSMGITHVLNAAHSKQGSFGHQSFYGKKIKYYGIAAEDSPEFDLSIYFKSAAQFIHKGLKKKDGKVLVHCILGMSRSASLVLAYLMLYHHLSLEDVIRKVIQTRAIYPNRSFLKQLLDLDIQLQSKLRMCQLL; this comes from the exons ATGAAATCATTACATGAATCTAAGAATCTGCATCTCTCTGTCAAGGAACTGGAGAAAATTTTGGACAGTTGCAAAGTGGAGTTGACCCAAGTAGACGAAGTGTGGCCTAACCTTTATATTGGAAATGT AGCAATAGCCCAGGACAGGGGTGCATTACAGAGCATGGGTATCACACATGTATTAAATGCTGCACATTCCAAACAGGGAAGCTTTGGCCACCAAAGCTTCTATGGCAAGAAGATAAAGTATTATGGCATAGCTGCAGAGGATTCCCCTGAATTTGATCTGAGTATCTACTTCAAGAGTGCAGCTCAATTTATACAcaaaggactgaaaaaaaaagatg GAAAGGTCTTAGTGCACTGCATTCTGGGAATGAGCAGATCTGCCTCCTTGGTATTGGCCTACCTCATGCTATATCATCATCTCTCACTAGAGGACGTCATCCGCAAAGTTATTCAAACCAGAGCAATTTATCCAAACAGGAGTTTTCTAAAGCAGTTACTAGATCTGGATATCCAGTTACAAAGCAAATTAAGAATGTGTCAGCTTCTTTAG
- the LOC121322026 gene encoding sphingomyelin synthase-related protein 1-like isoform X1 — protein sequence MGERFRKECKTMVVSQPSIRHWTTKHVAKWLKEEGFSDYVDLLCNRHRLDGTSILTLTEYDLRSPPLELKVLGDIKRLMVSIRKLQKQNSDVLEELGYTCEGWLSGSGGHSPNSIQGCVGSDWLYNGDPARDPDESVASLSTDQYSNGKYKQHTRRLDPEYWKTILSSVYVVFVFGFTSFVMVIVHERVPDMQTYPPLPDIFLDSVPRIPWAFAMAEACGVILCNIWLLVLLLHKHRSILLRRLCSLMGTVFMLRCITMFVTSLSVPGQHLQCSGKLNSDMWAKLKRAVAIWSGFGMTLTGVHTCGDYMFSGHTVVLTMLNFFVTEYTPRSWNFIHTLSWVLNLFGIFFILAAHEHYSIDVFIAFYITTRLFLYYHTLANTRAYQQSRRARIWFPMFSFFECNVNGPVPNEYCWPFSKPSILKRLIG from the exons ATGGGTGAACGGTTTCGC aaagAATGTAAAACAATGGTGGTGAGCCAGCCCAGCATCcgccactggaccaccaagcacGTGGCAAAGTGGCTGAAGGAAGAAGGATTCAGTGACTATGTGGACCTTCTGTGCAACAGGCACCGGCTGGACGGGACGTCCATCCTGACTTTGACAGAGTATGACCTTCGTTCCCCTCCCTTGGAGTTGAAAGTACTGGGAGACATCAAGAGGCTTATGGTATCCATTCGCAAACTTCAGAAACAGAACAGCGATGTTTTAGAAGAGCTGGGCTACACTTGCGAAGGGTGGCTGTCTGGCTCAGGGGGACACAGCCCGAACTCTATACAGGGCTGTGTAGGTAGCGACTGGCTGTATAACGGGGACCCAGCCAGAGACCCGGATGAATCAGTTGCCAGCCTAAGCACCGACCAGTATTCTAATGGGAAATATAAACAGCATACGCGGAGACTGGACCCAGAGTATTGGAAGACCATTTTAAGTTCTGTTTATGTTGTCTTTGTGTTTGGGTTTACATCCTTTGTCATGGTTATAGTCCATGAGCGGGTGCCTGACATGCAAACCTACCCCCCTTTGCCAGACATATTCTTAGACAG TGTTCCAAGGATACCATGGGCCTTTGCTATGGCTGAAGCCTGTGGTGTGATCCTGTGCAACATTTGGTTGTTGGTGTTGCTTCTTCACAAGCACAG ATCTATTCTTCTACGCCGATTGTGCAGTCTGATGGGCACAGTCTTCATGCTGCGTTGCATTACAATGTTTGTGACTTCCCTCTCGGTGCCTGGCCAACATTTGCAGTGTTCTGGAAAG CTAAACAGCGACATGTGGGCAAAACTGAAGCGTGCGGTGGCCATTTGGAGCGGTTTTGGAATGACGTTGACGGGAGTCCATACCTGTGGAGATTACATGTTTAGTGGTCACACAGTAGTCCTGACTATGCTGAACTTCTTTGTAACAGAGT atACTCCAAGAAGCTGGAACTTTATACACACCTTGTCTTGGGTTCTGAATCTGTTTGGCATTTTCTTTATACTAGCAGCCCATGAACACTACTCAATAGATGTCTTCATTGCTTTTTATATCACCACAAGACTGTTTTTGTACTACCACACACTAGCGAACACCAGAGCCTATCAGCAGAGCCGCCGAGCCAGGATCTGGTTCCCCATGTTCTCCTTTTTTGAGTGCAATGTTAACGGACCAGTGCCCAATGAATACTGCTGGCCGTTCTCTAAACCTTCCATACTGAAAAGGTTAATCGGCTAG
- the LOC121321529 gene encoding neurofilament medium polypeptide-like has protein sequence MSYSMEYLTSSPHRRAQGDFLRFQPKNLGSSSTGMSFSRSSVSAGSSALFKQSSLIQKKEYSSHVLRSTDSTDLVNQFKLPNINEKQLLQGLNDRFAGFIEKVRHLESQNNILENEIQELRKKQVSLSSLSEVYDPEIKALRQLVGEITSQKAQIELEHYHLEEDIHLLRGRCEEEARSRSDTEASIMTLKKDINDAHLSKLELDKKAHSLMEEILFLKKNHQEEVSEMMAQIHDAQLTVTMKDFGKPDITAALREIRSQLEGHTNSNMQQAEECFRARVAKLTKAAEVNNEALQVRREHIHEHRRQLQSKSIELETVKGTRESLEKQLGALEERHDAEISHYQDAIQQLEHELKHTQYDMSAHLREYQDLLNVKMALDVEIASYRKLLEGEEARFSSVTAGHVPASYEYKQSSVYTVPSFTRQKTTTKKVEPQYKFVEEIITETTKEVEMTEIDDTDTEEIMSEEERIEKESPGDEVETTTDIGEAQEDGEELDTVEAKKHKEDEQEDISAEPMDEEETAVRKGDEKAAEAEVASEAVEETVAEDTKDEKEAKEEITKESTDVAETKTDTKVEAPEDEPLGDPKSLSSEMTPETNECEESKKVLTSDNKTEEVKQVDKTEDTKGESCVTKKEEDTSEEKSVTVEDEVIKPEKKSPLVEKTAEKAIHEHTEEQDTVEPKEMTSALESTEEPDKTEDKITTSVKVESKDILKKEVVSQSKSEEEGASEPEKTEEKATPDIEAAQEDIPKEETVSELKSIEEETSKSEKTVEEVTMDFKVENKDLIKEEMVTQTKSEEKDASKPHTPEEKTKAFIKVEPEDLQNEESMSQQKSEDVASKPGTPEEKITPDIKVEEEIVKQETLIELKSGEKDILKPEKTEIKDFTDDKVEVKDLPKEDTVSQLILEDVLKSVKPEEKATTEIKIETKEIQKEEMVSEVKSVDIALKSDKPKEKATPEDEELKADKILEEGEKSDSEEDQKPVLMLSPKEEKKEDSITVLSEGKDEKPSNKQEKSTEEKGEVTSEEKVRTQTDTSMETKPREMPTVKESPADSSEMEKPEDSKEKELTGEQEKVQEGSESPDTEAHKKKIGDSKEEKTVEEEVPSPKETPVKEDKLLIDGMQEKTEPEKKVKEGKVTSTTQENGLDESEDLSEEKTINTEETKLPVKESQVEKIKAIQEEPKTSQTDTMLDSDNKK, from the exons ATGAGCTACAGCATGGAATATCTCACGAGCTCTCCGCATAGGAGGGCACAAGGTGACTTCCTTCGATTTCAGCCTAAAAACCTTGGATCGTCCTCTACAGGGATGTCGTTTTCCAGGAGCTCTGTCAGCGCTGGGTCGTCTGCGTTATTCAAACAGAGCAGTCTGAttcaaaaaaaagaatacagttcTCATGTTCTCAGATCCACTGATAGCACAGACCTTGTAAACCAGTTTAAATTGCCGAATATAAACGAGAAGCAGCTTCTCCAGGGGCTTAACGACCGCTTTGCGGGCTTTATCGAAAAGGTTCGTCATCTTGAAAGCCAGAACAACATTTTGGAAAATGAGATTCAGGAACTGAGGAAAAAGCAAGTTTCTCTGTCCTCGCTGTCTGAAGTTTACGATCCTGAAATCAAAGCGCTAAGACAGCTTGTCGGTGAAATCACCTCTCAAAAGGCTCAGATTGAGCTCGAGCATTATCATTTGGAGGAAGATATTCACCTTTTGAGGGGAAGATGTGAAGAGGAAGCTCGCAGTAGATCAGACACTGAGGCCAGCATTATGACACTGAAGAAAGATATTAATGACGCACACCTCTCCAAACTGGAACTGGACAAAAAAGCTCACTCTCTGATGGAAGAAATacttttcttaaagaaaaaccACCAAGAAGAGGTATCGGAAATGATGGCCCAAATCCATGATGCGCAACTTACTGTCACTATGAAAGATTTTGGAAAGCCTGACATCACTGCGGCTTTGAGGGAAATCAGAAGCCAGCTTGAAGGTCACACCAATAGCAACATGCAACAAGCAGAGGAATGTTTCAGAGCCAGGGTAGCTAAATTGACAAAAGCTGCTGAAGTGAATAATGAAGCTCTCCAAGTCAGAAGAGAACACATCCACGAGCACAGACGCCAGCTGCAGTCAAAAAGCATAGAACTGGAAACAGTTAAAGGCACCAGGGAATCTTTAGAGAAGCAACTCGGTGCGCTTGAAGAGAGGCACGATGCGGAAATCAGTCATTACCAG GATGCTATCCAACAACTGGAGCATGAgcttaaacacacacagtatgatATGTCAGCTCACCTGAGAGAGTACCAGGATCTTCTGAATGTCAAAATGGCCCTAGATGTGGAGATTGCTTCCTACAG GAAACTTTTGGAAGGTGAGgaagcaagattttcttcagttaCTGCAGGTCATGTTCCAGCCTCATACGAGTACAAACAATCCTCTGTCTACACTGTGCCAAGTTTCACAAGGCAGAAAACTACCACTAAGAAGGTGGAACCACAGTACAAGTTTGTTGAGGAGATCATCACAGAAACAACCAAAGAAGTGGAAATGACAGAGATTGATGACACTGATACCGAGGAAATAATGAGTGAAGAAGAAAGGATTGAAAAGGAGAGTCCAGGGGATGAGGTGGAAACAACAACTGACATTGGAGAGGCTCAAGAGGATGGAGAGGAATTGGACACTGTAGAAGCAAAGAAACACAAGGAAGATGAACAAGAAGACATCTCAGCTGAACCTATGGATGAGGAGGAAACTGCAGTTAGAAAAGGTGATGAAAAAGCAGCTGAAGCTGAAGTTGCATCAGAAGCTGTAGAAGAGACAGTTGCAGAAGACACCAAGGATGAGAAAGAAGCAAAAGAAGAAATCACAAAGGAATCTACAGATGtagcagaaacaaaaacagatacTAAAGTAGAGGCACCAGAAGATGAGCCTTTAGGAGATCCAAAATCACTGTCCAGTGAAATGACACCAGAAACAAATGAATGTGAAGAGTCAAAAAAGGTACTGACTTCAGATAACAAAACTGAAGAGGTAAAACAAGTAGacaaaacagaagacacaaaAGGGGAGAGCTGTGTAACAAAGAAAGAGGAAGATACATCTGAAGAGAAAAGTGTCACAGTAGAGGATGAGGTTATTAAGCCAGAAAAGAAAAGCCCTCTTGTGGAAAAGACAGCAGAAAAAGCAATCCATGAACACACTGAGGAACAAGATACAGTGGAACCAAAGGAAATGACCAGTGCATTGGAATCAACAGAAGAACCTGACAAAACAGAAGATAAAATAACCACCAGCGTCAAAGTGGAATCCAAGGATATTCTGAAAAAGGAGGTGGTGAGCCAATCAAAATCAGAAGAAGAGGGTGCTTCAGAACCTGAGAAGACTGAAGAGAAAGCAACCCCAGATATTGAAGCAGCACAGGAAGACATTCCAAAAGAGGAGACTGTAAGTGAATTAAAATCAATAGAAGAAGAAACTTCAAAATCTGAAAAGACTGTAGAAGAGGTTACCATGGATTTCAAAGTGGAAAACAAGGACCTTATAAAAGAGGAGATGGTCACCCAGACAAAATCTGAAGAAAAGGATGcttcaaaaccacacacacctGAAGAGAAAACAAAGGCATTTATTAAGGTGGAACCAGAGGATCTTCAGAATGAGGAGTCAATGAGCCAACAGAAATCAGAAGATGTTGCTTCAAAGCCTGGCACACCCGAAGAGAAAATAACCCCAGATATCAAAGTAGAAGAAGAAATTGTGAAACAGGAAACTTTGATTGAATTAAAGTCAGGAGAAAAGGACATTTTGAAACCTGAAAAGACTGAAATTAAAGACTTCACAGATGACAAGGTGGAAGTTAAAGACCTCCCAAAAGAGGATACAGTAAGCCAATTGATACTAGAAGATGTTTTGAAGTCTGTCAAACCTGAAGAGAAAGCAACCACAGAAATCAAAATAGAAACCAAGGAAATTCAAAAGGAGGAGATGGTTAGTGAAGTGAAATCAGTAGATATTGCTCTGAAGTCTGACAAACCCAAAGAGAAAGCAACCCCAGAAGATGAAGAGTTAAAAGCAGACAAAATTCTAGAGGAAGGGGAAAAATCTGATTCAGAAGAAGACCAAAAGCCTGTATTAATGCTGTCTCCAAAGGAGGAAAAGAAAGAGGACAGCATTACAGTACTAAGTGAAGGAAAAGATGAAAAACCTTCCAATAAACAAGAGAAATCTACAGAGGAGAAAGGGGAGGTAACATCTGAAGAGAAAGTGAGAACACAGACTGATACCAGCATGGAAACAAAACCCCGGGAGATGCCAACAGTAAAGGAGTCACCTGCTGATAGCTCAGAGATGGAGAAGCCAGAGGATTCAAAGGAGAAGGAGCTGACTGGAGAACAAGAGAAAGTGCAGGAAGGGTCAGAGAGCCCAGATACTGAAGCACATAAAAAGAAGATTGGGGAttccaaagaagaaaaaacagtgGAGGAGGAAGTGCCATCTCCAAAGGAAACCCCTGTAAAAGAAGACAAACTCTTGATAGATGGCATGCAAGAAAAAACAGAGcctgaaaaaaaagtgaaagaagGAAAAGTCACATCCACAACACAAGAGAATGGTCTTGATGAAAGTGAAGACTTGAGCGAGGAGAAGACAATCAACACAGAGGAGACAAAATTGCCTGTAAAGGAGAGTCAGGTAGAAAAGATAAAAGCAATACAAGAAGAGCCCAAAACCTCTCAAACTGATACAATGCTAGACAGTGACAACAAAAAGTaa
- the LOC121321982 gene encoding voltage-dependent anion-selective channel protein 2, producing the protein MAVPPSYGDLGKSSRDIFNKGYGFGMVKLEVKTKSASGVEFTTSGSSNTDTGKVIGSLDTKYKWSEYGLTFTEKWNTDNTLGTEITIEDQISKGLKLTFDTTFSPNTGKKSGKVKTAYKREFVNLGCDVDFDFAGPAIHGAAVVGYEGWLAGYQMTFDTAKSKMTQNNFSVGYKTGDFQLHTNVNDGSEFGGSIYQKVSDKLETAVNLAWTAGSNSTRFGIAAKYQLDSTASISAKVNNSSLIGVGYTQTLRPGVKLTLSSLIDGKSINAGGHKLGLGLELEA; encoded by the exons ATGGCTGTACCTCCATCATACGGTGATCTGGGGAAATCCTCCAGAGATATTTTCAACAAAGGGTATG GATTTGGGATGGTGAAACTGGAAGTAAAGACAAAGTCTGCCAGTGGAGtg GAATTCACAACTTCTGGCTCATCCAACACTGACACTGGTAAAGTCATTGGAAGTCTGGATACTAAATACAAGTGGTCTGAATATGGGCTGACCTTCACAGAGAAGTGGAACACTGATAACACTCTGGGAACAGAAATCACAATTGAAGACCAG ATTTCCAAAGGTTTGAAGCTGACATTTGATACTACCTTCTCACCAAATACTGG CAAAAAGAGTGGGAAAGTCAAGACTGCATACAAGCGTGAATTTGTCAATCTGGGTTGTGATGTGGACTTTGACTTTGCTGGCCCAGCTATCCATGGTGCTGCTGTGGTTGGTTATGAGGGATGGCTTGCTGGCTACCAGATGACTTTTGACACCGCCAAGTCGAAGATGACGCAGAACAACTTCTCTGTGGGGTACAAAACTGGAGACTTCCAGCTACATACCAATGT taatgATGGTTCTGAATTTGGAGGCTCCATTTACCAGAAAGTGAGCGATAAGCTTGAAACTGCAGTCAATCTGGCTTGGACTGCAGGCAGCAATAGTACTCGTTTTGGCATTGCCGCAAAGTACCAGCTGGATTCTACTGCTTCCATCTCT gcAAAGGTGAATAATTCCAGCCTAATTGGAGTAGGATATACTCAAACCCTCAGGCCAG gtgTAAAACTTACTCTGTCTTCCTTGATTGATGGGAAAAGCATCAACGCTGGTGGCCACAAACTGGGTTTGGGCCTGGAATTGGAGGCATAA
- the LOC121322026 gene encoding sphingomyelin synthase-related protein 1-like isoform X2, with the protein MVVSQPSIRHWTTKHVAKWLKEEGFSDYVDLLCNRHRLDGTSILTLTEYDLRSPPLELKVLGDIKRLMVSIRKLQKQNSDVLEELGYTCEGWLSGSGGHSPNSIQGCVGSDWLYNGDPARDPDESVASLSTDQYSNGKYKQHTRRLDPEYWKTILSSVYVVFVFGFTSFVMVIVHERVPDMQTYPPLPDIFLDSVPRIPWAFAMAEACGVILCNIWLLVLLLHKHRSILLRRLCSLMGTVFMLRCITMFVTSLSVPGQHLQCSGKLNSDMWAKLKRAVAIWSGFGMTLTGVHTCGDYMFSGHTVVLTMLNFFVTEYTPRSWNFIHTLSWVLNLFGIFFILAAHEHYSIDVFIAFYITTRLFLYYHTLANTRAYQQSRRARIWFPMFSFFECNVNGPVPNEYCWPFSKPSILKRLIG; encoded by the exons ATGGTGGTGAGCCAGCCCAGCATCcgccactggaccaccaagcacGTGGCAAAGTGGCTGAAGGAAGAAGGATTCAGTGACTATGTGGACCTTCTGTGCAACAGGCACCGGCTGGACGGGACGTCCATCCTGACTTTGACAGAGTATGACCTTCGTTCCCCTCCCTTGGAGTTGAAAGTACTGGGAGACATCAAGAGGCTTATGGTATCCATTCGCAAACTTCAGAAACAGAACAGCGATGTTTTAGAAGAGCTGGGCTACACTTGCGAAGGGTGGCTGTCTGGCTCAGGGGGACACAGCCCGAACTCTATACAGGGCTGTGTAGGTAGCGACTGGCTGTATAACGGGGACCCAGCCAGAGACCCGGATGAATCAGTTGCCAGCCTAAGCACCGACCAGTATTCTAATGGGAAATATAAACAGCATACGCGGAGACTGGACCCAGAGTATTGGAAGACCATTTTAAGTTCTGTTTATGTTGTCTTTGTGTTTGGGTTTACATCCTTTGTCATGGTTATAGTCCATGAGCGGGTGCCTGACATGCAAACCTACCCCCCTTTGCCAGACATATTCTTAGACAG TGTTCCAAGGATACCATGGGCCTTTGCTATGGCTGAAGCCTGTGGTGTGATCCTGTGCAACATTTGGTTGTTGGTGTTGCTTCTTCACAAGCACAG ATCTATTCTTCTACGCCGATTGTGCAGTCTGATGGGCACAGTCTTCATGCTGCGTTGCATTACAATGTTTGTGACTTCCCTCTCGGTGCCTGGCCAACATTTGCAGTGTTCTGGAAAG CTAAACAGCGACATGTGGGCAAAACTGAAGCGTGCGGTGGCCATTTGGAGCGGTTTTGGAATGACGTTGACGGGAGTCCATACCTGTGGAGATTACATGTTTAGTGGTCACACAGTAGTCCTGACTATGCTGAACTTCTTTGTAACAGAGT atACTCCAAGAAGCTGGAACTTTATACACACCTTGTCTTGGGTTCTGAATCTGTTTGGCATTTTCTTTATACTAGCAGCCCATGAACACTACTCAATAGATGTCTTCATTGCTTTTTATATCACCACAAGACTGTTTTTGTACTACCACACACTAGCGAACACCAGAGCCTATCAGCAGAGCCGCCGAGCCAGGATCTGGTTCCCCATGTTCTCCTTTTTTGAGTGCAATGTTAACGGACCAGTGCCCAATGAATACTGCTGGCCGTTCTCTAAACCTTCCATACTGAAAAGGTTAATCGGCTAG